In Sideroxyarcus emersonii, one DNA window encodes the following:
- a CDS encoding LPP20 family lipoprotein, translating into MRKLLALLLVAVLLPGADAWGDAQPAGVTKARKAHKCTFPKSRRRAPDWVCSGQVEGLAMAAVGSAAKSRAGFSFMEKMAAADARAHLVQAVGEAVRHKLDEGAATANEQSGGRNGELITRIADATLQNTRIAKHSYGPNGALYVLVGLDAAESDRLIQSVTAEYLQQRK; encoded by the coding sequence GTGCGCAAACTGCTTGCATTGCTGCTTGTTGCTGTGCTGTTGCCGGGCGCCGATGCCTGGGGCGATGCGCAGCCTGCCGGTGTGACCAAGGCCAGGAAGGCGCATAAATGTACTTTCCCCAAATCCAGGCGGCGTGCGCCCGACTGGGTTTGCAGCGGACAAGTCGAGGGGTTGGCGATGGCGGCCGTGGGTTCTGCAGCGAAATCGCGCGCAGGTTTCTCGTTCATGGAGAAGATGGCGGCAGCCGATGCGCGTGCGCATCTGGTGCAAGCGGTGGGAGAGGCGGTACGGCACAAGCTGGATGAGGGCGCGGCCACCGCAAACGAGCAATCGGGCGGGCGGAATGGTGAGCTGATCACCAGGATCGCGGACGCAACGCTGCAGAACACCCGGATCGCGAAGCACAGCTACGGGCCGAATGGTGCGTTGTATGTGCTGGTCGGGCTGGACGCGGCCGAATCCGACAGGCTGATCCAGTCGGTCACTGCCGAATACCTGCAGCAGCGAAAATAG
- a CDS encoding MFS transporter, whose protein sequence is MTTIVAVRKNGYAAIAADTLTTFGNTRLHATQDASHDKILQIGDSYVGVCGSAAHHLVLSSLLAKTPDVQLNSKAAIFETFRKLHPILKEECFLNPKEDEEDPYESSQITALIANSHGIFAIYSMREVFEYTQYWAIGSGHEFSLGAMHQAYARLDDAADIARAGVDAGIAFDKNSAAPITLYSVRLK, encoded by the coding sequence ATGACCACCATCGTCGCAGTCAGAAAGAACGGTTACGCCGCCATCGCGGCCGACACCCTGACCACCTTCGGCAACACCCGCCTGCATGCCACGCAGGATGCCTCGCATGACAAGATTCTGCAGATCGGCGACAGCTACGTCGGCGTGTGCGGCAGTGCGGCACACCATCTGGTGTTGTCCAGCCTGCTCGCCAAGACGCCCGATGTGCAGCTTAACAGCAAGGCCGCGATTTTTGAAACATTCCGCAAGTTGCACCCCATCCTGAAGGAGGAGTGCTTCCTGAACCCCAAGGAAGACGAGGAAGACCCGTACGAGTCGAGCCAGATCACCGCGCTGATTGCCAATTCGCACGGCATCTTCGCCATCTACTCGATGCGCGAAGTGTTCGAGTACACGCAGTACTGGGCCATCGGCTCCGGCCATGAATTCTCGCTCGGCGCCATGCACCAGGCCTATGCGCGCCTTGACGATGCGGCCGACATCGCACGCGCCGGCGTGGATGCGGGGATTGCCTTCGACAAGAACAGCGCCGCACCGATCACGCTGTACAGCGTCCGGCTGAAATAG